DNA sequence from the Coffea arabica cultivar ET-39 chromosome 11c, Coffea Arabica ET-39 HiFi, whole genome shotgun sequence genome:
ACTAAGCCTTCTAAGTGACAGTACACTTCAGTTGATAGTACATAAATGTTTTGGCATTGTCTCTTGAAAGTGTAATTGGCTATCATTAGAAATTCAAAGAATACATAGAAATGCTTTCAAATTAAAAAGTGTCTATTAATTTCAttgaatttttcttaaatttgtACTCGCTCAAGCTTGGTTACATCTTTAACAAAGTAGGTTAAGATTATTTGTGCATTTATGTACAGCAATTTCAAATCTTCATGACAATGGATGTGCTTGCACAGCCTCTTGACAATGGATCTAAGCCACACAGGTGGCCCTACTTGTTGTGGGAGGCAGTGTATGCACCACTCTTGCACAACAGAATGTCTCATATGTATAGGGGAAAATACTTTGGTGGACTATGGTATATGAAGGGGTGTAGACCTGTGGCTGCCTACGAAACCGTATGACCTTTCTGATGTGGGTGGTCAGTCCAAAAATGGGCCTGTTGGACATGGACCACTTAAGGATTTTCCTATCTATGCATGGTAGCTTATAGGATATAGAAAATGACTATTCTGTTATGTACTGTGGTGCATCCAGCACCCTCTCATAAAGCTTGGCGTGTGTGCCCATAGCTTTGTGAGAGAGTGGTGCATACACCAAGGTCCATGAAAGCATGCCTCGGTAGAAAAAGCCAAAAGGCTCAAGTTTGATTATCCTATTAAACTTTAAAAGATTACGTGAAAGTGAGACGAGTTTTGCCaaataaaattgaaagcaaCAAGTTGACTGAGCCTTGATGAATAGGTTATCTGATCTAGGGGTAACATAACAATATGAGAGCAAGCATTTGACCTAGGTCTTCTTTTTAATTCTCTATTTTCTCATGCTTGCTTATTTGCCTTTACTAAACAATTTTGCAAGTTTGATGGTAGCCTAGCTTATGTCTGATATACTGTCTAGAGAGAACTCTTAAGTTGGTCGTCGTACTCTCTGAATGACTATGAATAAGGTTCTAGTGGATGTACTAAATGAGCAAGATCTTATTGGGAAAAGTTTtttttgcatatatatatatcactcAATAGTTGGAGACAGGGACAGGTGACAGATAGTATTCAGGATGCCAGCAGAATATGTCAATGCTCAGTGCTAACTGTTTTTTAAGAACCTACTTAAGCCAAGGGAGGCAAGCAACACACTGATGATTTTGACCAATTCTTTGACAAGTAAGCCTGGCATTCAGAAGCTTTTTTTGTGTAAGATGCTGGACTTTAGGTATTTGCCAGAAGCTGATTATGGCCTTCCAGTGCAATGCTCCTTTCTTCTGCACCActcaaaaaatttcacttttacaGCAATTACATCATAGCATTGCTTACCACAGCTTTTAGCCTCTAGGGTGAATTTGGTGGCTTCTACCACAAAGCCAGCACCAAAAGATGTTTGATTGCTTGTTAATGATGGTGCAAGTATATCATACACTAATTACAAGCAAATATATTGTTGCCTCGAAGGTGTAGCTTACGACCCATAAATAGGTAGATAGACTGTGGGTCACAATTCAACCAATACGAAATAGCTGTTGGCATTTGCATGGTTTATTTTGCTACCTCAATATATTTATGAACCTATCTTACAGTACGCTATAGTTTTGAAGCAAATATGCTGCTTTTGAGGGTTTGTGCTTTGAAACAGGCATGTGTTGATTAAGAAAACAAAGTATAAAAGGAACAATGAAAAAACTAGAAGCTGAATGCAAAGAAGTAAATGTTTACGTTGTACGCATGTCATAACTTTCATAGGATATGAATTGTGCTTAGCAATGCACTGTATACTGTGCATCGGTGTATGAACTGCATAGGTGTTGTTTGTGCTGTGCACCATGTGTTGAATGGACCAATTTGCATACAGTTGCAGCTGGTCTACCAACCTGTAATTTGAGCCAACTTTGAAATTATGATGTTAGGCTTTATCTGGAATTTGGCTTGAGCTTCATTTGGACTCATTTTCCTGTGCGCTTTCTTACAAATACTTCATGTAGTACAGATTATGATGTCCAAGTTAAACACTAATTTTAAGTTACTGCCAATTGACTATGTCAATATACCATCCTGTTTCATGCTTTCGGAGAAGATGAGTATGTCATGAGATGGCTTAGTGATATGCAATTGAAGGAAAATTTGTGCCCACAATACGGGAAACTGATAGTCTTTCCTGGCATAATTGAGCTTTATATGGGCAAAGACCATGTTGCCAGAAACTgtaaatttttgtgttttagCAGTAATATGCTGGGATGTGAAATTTGGCAGGGCTGCTGTGCAATAATTTTAAATATCATATTTACGTTCTGAAGTTTTTGAATAGTGTATATTCACAGGTACTAGCAATATGTGAGTATGTTCATAGGTACTTTCTGCTTTTATGATTTATATGATAATTGTGAGTTTCTGTTGTCTGCGATACAGGGTACCTTCGTTGAAGACAAAAATACAAATCGCACGTACTGTGTTTACAGCTCGGATGTTGCAACTGGATATGGTGTGGGTTCTTTCTTGTTCCTTCTTTCAAGTGAGTCCCTACTTATGGGGGTCACAAAGTGCATGTGTTTTGGAAGGCCCTTAGCACCCGGTGGAAATCGAGCTTGGGCCATTATCTATTTTGTTTCTTCATGGTGAGATTCTGAACATATTGTCCATATTATTTTTGCTTGTCAAGATAATATATAACACTCAGAGATAGAGGAGGCAATCAAACAAATGTGCCATTTTCAGATGACACGATACGCTTAATGCTGGAACAGTCCCACGTTTGCTGGTATTGGGTCAGGAAGCTGTCTCTGTCTCTTTGGCACTCTTGCATGATGGTGCCTACACCTTTTGCTTCCACTCTTATAACAAATGGCATGTCTAACCAATGCCTGTCACGTATGGGGTCTGCATTTGACCCTATTGCATTAGATCAGAACCCTTTGGGAAAAGACAGTTGCTGGATGcatattggggatttttctatttgaATCCTCAACTAATTGTTCTGACTGCACAATCTTGCAGGATGACATTTCTGGTTGCGGAAGCTTGTATAGTGGCCGGCGCTAAGAATAATGCTTATCACACCAAGTACAGGGACGTGATATATGCTCAGAACTTTTCTTGTGAGACGCTAAGGAAAGGTGTGTTCATTGCAGGAGCAGTTTTTGTGGTTGCAACAATGATTCTCAATGTGTATTACTACATGTACTTCACCAAGGCTATTAATCAACCCGCTCGGAAAGCAAGTCGTACTAGCTCAAATGTCGGCATGACAGGGTATGCATAGTTTAGCTGATGAAACTAGATAGGTGGTGGGAGTCTTCTCCTCCTTTTTGATCTGTAGAAGGCTGCGATTTTGCTGTTATACAACAGATTGTTTCGTCAAGTCTGATTTACTTATCTAATCGTGTAAGTATGCATAtttaggccaaaaaaaaaaggcatataTCTATCAAACCCAATGGTATTTGCCTAAAACAAGGATGCAGGAAGTAAATATTATTATAATGGTTTCTTTTCTGGTGTTTTTCTTGGGAGTTGTTCCAAGGCTGGCGAGGTTACCGGACTTGTATCTTATCAAGTTCCGAGTCTGCTAAAATTTGCTGGATTCAGGATTCCCTAAGCAGTCCTCGTATAAATTAGGATATAATATGACCAGGGCATCTAATATCACAAGTGACTGTTTGGCAATACTAATCCAAATTCAAGAAACCCATTCTCATTCCTCCTCAACGATGAATCAGAAGGCAATTATACATCGAGAAAAATTTAGTGAAGTCTATATGCTATGAGTCGAACTTGATGAATTATGATTATGGGTTTAACAGAAAATTTGAGCTATTACTTTGCTGACTGCTCCTTCTGCTAATGTTTCTATAAACTGTTGAAATTTGAATCCCATCCTGAGGTAAACTTTCTCTTGAGGCAGTTAAACTcgttttgttgcagaaaatcATATGTAACACACAGATATTACAACTCAGTAATACTACAGCAAACCAGGCTGAACAAACTATAAGATTCCTACCCAAGCAAAATATTTTGAAGGGGCTAACTCTATGTTTGATCTGTTTCTTTCTATGCCTTGCATGATGCCACTATACAATTCATATCATGAACAATGGATTGCACAACTCCAACAGCATTTGCAGACCTGGAAGAGAACTGAACAGCGTGCACCTGTTTCTTGAGCAAACTTGATACCAAAAATAGTAAAAGATAAAGAGAAGACCAACTCATTTTGCAGCTGATTTGAGTTTTGAGCACAACGGGTGCCAGAAACAGCAATTGATCGTTGATTATGCAAGCCTACACAGACTGAAAATAAgccaaaacaacaaataaatggAACTGATTGTATTATACTTTTTCTTTGGACTAGCTCCTTGACATGACAATTCAGCaattagaaagaaagaaaaccctgATATATGACATTGAAATAGATCGAGTCTCTTCTCATCAGACAGGAAAACACAAGATTTTGATTCAAACAGTTTGcgttttgtatttttttttttgtctcgcattattcagaaaaaaaaatgaggatttAAACGACTTTGCAGCCGCGGGAAACAAAGGCAATAGAAGGTTTTTGAATATAGACTAAGAATTACAATCTTAAGAATCACACTActattttaatatttattttagtaaaGTGTATATTTTATTTCCTACAAGAAAAAGTAGACCAGTTGTAGTTTATCTTAATTAGAcacaaattttagctcaatctcGATGTCGAGTGTTTGAACCAGATCAAACTCAAACTCAAGTAAACCAATTTTAACTCGACTCGATTTACCTGCACCCCACTCCCATCATATCACTTCATCAAGGAAAAATCTTCCTACGTTCCCACCtcttgtttctctgttttctcaaattttggtTACTCGTACAAAACATATTTATTTCCCTAGTAAGTTCATACATCTTATAAGCTGGTGGCCATGCCCATGCTTTAAATTAACCAGTTTCACCCGTAAGAGGTTAAACAGCATTGTTGtcaaccaacaaaaaaaaaaaaaaaagatttcagaCGCAGTTACATATCATTTTCAGAGCATAATATTAAATGACgagggaagagagagtgtgtgagacaaggccaaaaagaaaagggcaaGAGAAGTGAGGATAGGGCCAAGAAGAAAAGGGTGAACGGGAACAGTAGAGGACACACCAGAGATTTTAATGCGCTGTTAAGGTGGAGGAAAGAATCGTAAAAGACACCAAGAGAAGAACAAATCCAAGGCACAAAGTTAAGAAAAAAGGGTTTTAACTTTATTGCATCCAGAAGATCAGATGCAGAGATGATAGGCTCTGATGAGAGTGACCAAAAATTTGatctttcttttgtgttttcagGACCAGACCAGACCAGAACCcatacaaaaacaaaaataactcactttttttaattaaacaacTCCTTTTGGGACAAATCCAAcattacaaaatataaataaaaaatacaacTGGGATTCATTGGTTTGAGATTTGAGTTCACTTCTTATACAAATTCATTTTTAATTCAATTCTGATCAAAAGTTGATTATTCCCATTCGCAGGCACGTGAACTGTTACCAAGTCTTCCTTGTAGTCCTTAATCACAATTCACGAAGAAATTACGTGGAACTTTAAGCCAATAATAATGACCTCGTAATTTGTCCAATATTTACCGACATTGTCTTTTAATTTTTAGGTCTTTAATACTGTGAATGCTCCGTACCAAGAAACTTAAAGAAATTTTAAtcgctaaattttttttttttttccgtgcGAATATTTGGAAAACCCTAGAAGCATCAAACAGGGTTGGATTGGGAATATACATGAATATGACAACTCGTACATATACTCTCATTCATGCTTCTTGCTTGTGCTTGTGACTTCAGCTGAATGGTCTTTGCTCGTTTTATACTTTCATTCCCCATGATGAtatatgatgatgatgatgatgatatatCATCTTCAGCTTTTCCGAACAAGAACCGGAATATCAAGAAAGAAATAGAGAAAAGGACTGCAATATATATCTGATTTCTTTGAGTCTATTCTTTCTCTGTTATTCACTGCCACATGACAGAAAATTTGAGTCAAGCATAAGTTTATAGAAAATTCTATGGTTCATTTTGATTGTCATTCTCTCAACTTTTATCTCTCTCTAAAGACAatagtttaaattttaaatacTTTAACAATATTTAATCCAAGGATCAACGACATTTTTTCTCACCATCCGACGGTGAATTAATTGCATTTGTGAGTATAATATCCAAAAAAGACTGTAAAAtttctctaaagtttatgcacTGCTCTTTACACAAGTGTGTCAACAAACTTTACTAAATGAAATCTAAATGTGTTTATAAATACTCTACCTTATTTTTAGTTTATGGTTTCTTATCTATTTTCACTTTGATGAAATTAAAGAACGAAGAAATTAAATGTGCCTAAAAGAGAAGCAATAAAACGGTTCTTTCCCTTAAGCCAGTGGACTTACTTGCATGAAATTTAAGAGCATTAGAACCCTGGTGTATTAGGTACGTGAAAACATAGAACAAATTTCATGGAATAAACAGTATTCGTGCCAAATACCTCAAGAACAAGAGCCAGCGGAAGCAGCAATGTTTGGAGGATTATTGGTCCAAGTAATTCAAGGAAATCAATAACCGTTTAAGCGAATTGAGGCTGGAGTATGGATTGAGAGGGTTTAGGAATTAAGTTGTTATTTTCTATTGGAATCAGCGAGTTAAAGACTTCTGCATACAAATACTAAGGTCAAATCTATAGCaccgtgttttttttttaagctgaACAGCAGACACCAAAATCCAAAGCTCAGACAATTGGCATTTCAAAGACGATTCACAGGTTGGTTTAGCATGAAAATTTGCAAGAGGGaattgtacaaaaaaaaaatcatgtacGCAGAGAGCGATGGCAGAAATTTGCACGGACCACATAACAAATATTCCGTCTTCCATATTCCCTGCTTGAATACCTTCCACCGCCCCGGGCCATGTTAGATTTCTTGCAAATCTCTATATACATGTTATTAACACTAGCTAGTactttatatatgtatatatatatatatatatataccctatttacatgaatatatggTCCCTAAAATAATCTTGTTTATGAACAAGTTAGCGGGATTCCCGGTTGGCTAACCTACTGTTTTGGCCATCTCATATTTCTGCACATTCTATATCATTTTTCTCCTCCTGGTATCAGAATTAATatctttcaattttttcaaagCAAGTGACGGCAAGTCTTCATATATAGCTCAACTCCATTGGTAATTTAATACTTTAAGATATACTGCTACCATGCAATATTATGCAAGATATGGGTAGTTGTTTGGTACGTATTTAAGGACGCCTAGTGCCACCCTGCCTTAAAGTTAAACAATCCCCATCCCCAACCACTCCAACTCATTAAAAtttaaggataaaaaaaaaaaaaaaaaaagaccacaCACACTCGCACCGAGAAACAACAGCACACGCAAAATGGCTACAACTCTcacataaaagaagaaaaaagtaagCTGGCTAAGCTATAAATATAATTCGAGGGAATTTAATGTTGTTGGTACTTCTGTCCTTCCCTCGAGGGAAACCTCTACTAGAGTtcaaattttgaagccattatCATCAAAGCAAAGCAAGCACACGATGCTTCCCCGTATTTGTGAAACAAATTGGTAAGTAGTACAAAATGTAGAAAATAAAAATCCTTGTTGTTACATAATTCATGAAGTCTACCAGATCCAAATTTAGGTAACTGGGACTtgtcacattgattgatgaaattattACTAGTATTTTCCTTTACAACTCATTGAGAATGATGGCGAGATGATTTGACTCTGTTATGAACCCTCAAGTCCAAGGACTGCATATCTTCGAGCTAGCATGGTTTCAATAGACCAATATAAGCGGTTCGACTTTATTTCCCAAAAAAATACTGG
Encoded proteins:
- the LOC113717293 gene encoding uncharacterized protein yields the protein MEGKGSSLVHLLVIVLSLVAFGFAIAAERRRSTGTFVEDKNTNRTYCVYSSDVATGYGVGSFLFLLSSESLLMGVTKCMCFGRPLAPGGNRAWAIIYFVSSWMTFLVAEACIVAGAKNNAYHTKYRDVIYAQNFSCETLRKGVFIAGAVFVVATMILNVYYYMYFTKAINQPARKASRTSSNVGMTGYA